ttttcctttttcctgtTCTTCACTTgctttttaattattattatttttttggtgcAAAGGGGTTTTTGGATAGTCAGTTCTCACAGCTTCAGCAACTGCAAGATGAGAGCAACCCAAATTTTGTGGTTGAAGTGGTCTCTCTCTTCTTTGATGATTCTAAAAGGCTTCTCAATGATCTGACCAGAGCTCTGTGAGCACCTTTCCCCTTCTTgggttaggtttttttttttttgactatgTTTGATTTGGATTAGTTGAATGGTTCATAAATCACCTTACTATGTTCTTGTggaattttttttcccctttttttggGTGACTATGGATTGATTTTGGTTAAGTTGAAGAGTTCTTTTTTccctttatatatattttttgtgcaGAGATCAGCAAAATGTAGACTTCAAAAGGGTTGATGCCCATGTTCACCAGTTGAAGGGTAGCAGCTCCAGGTATTATAGGAATTAAGATTAAAAATTGTGGCCTTCTCAAATCTGGGATAGTGCTTAAAGTTTTCAAAAAGCTAGAAAATTTGGTTGTTGCTCATGTTTGGCTGATTGGTTTTTTTATTATACGAGTTGGGTTTTGTGGTTGAACAGCATAGGCGCACACAGAGTGAAAAATGCCTGCATTACCTTTCGCAAGTTCTGTGAGGAACAGAACATTGATGcgtgagtttattttattttccttttctttcactCAAACATGTTACTTGTTAACTGAAAAGAACTAAATAGAAATCCTGAAGGCATGGGTCATGAAACATTCAGACTTTGATGAAAAGAGTTATTGAGTGCAGGTGCCTGAGATGTCTGCAAGAAGTAAAACAGGAGTTTTACCTTGTGAAGAACAAGCTTGAAACCCTCTTCATGGTGAGCCCACAATTGAAGTAGGCATTTTGTTGTCTCTGATGGAGGTTTAAATGTTCAGTTTGATCTCtgaaaattttaataaagttcATGTTGATCAATGCAATTGTTTCCCCAGCTGAAATTTTAATCACTGTACCTTTTTTTTCCTTAATTCTTTCCATTTTACATTTGTTGCTTGCAGCTGGAGCAGCAACAGGCTTTTGCTCAGGGTGGATCGCTTCCTACAATGGAATGAGCTTTGAGGGGAAATGCTTTATGAGCTTTTGGAACACTTTACTGGGAGGTTCTCTTTTAACTACTAGTTTTTGCTTGTATAATTtcatgaagagagagagagagagagagagatctttcCATCTGCTGTAACTTTTCAATCTGAATCTCCAAAGCTCAAAAGAACTTAGCTGTTTTCTGTTAccagatatatattttttctggTCTGCTTTTACAATTGGAGCTTCAAAGCTCATCTATTGGCTGCTTTTGGTTGTGATTGTCATAAATTCTGCTGTTGGTCTTTAAGGTGTTGATGTTCTTGTAAATTCTGTCTCCCTTAGCTGACTTAGTTATTAATGAGCAAAATAATACAATCTTGATTTAGTCAAACACTGTCCAATAGCAAGGACAATGTACTCAGTGGTCAATCAATGAAGAAGACTTCAAATATGAACCAAGAAAATGAATGAACATGGAATATAATTGATGCAGAAAAGTATCTCAAGATCGAATACTTGTTTTCAAATTACGAAGTGGAAGTTTACCCGAGTCCAATTAAAAAACTGGTGACAACAAAACTAGAAAACTTGAAGAGCAGCAACTATGAGCTACTCTAATTGTCTAAATCCAAATTGAGCTCTGAGACCAATCAATCATCCTCTAGAATCAGTCTTTTGGAAATAAAGCATGTGCATATACGCCTTTTGGCTATGGTTAATTACTTGTAGTTTGTATGCTTCTGCTTGATCGATTATACGTTCTCCATTTCGCAACTGATCGGGACGTGTATGTCCATTTTATTTATCTACTTGACCTCTTCTGTGTCTCAAATTTTATGTTACATCTTTTTCAAGTTGAATTTTGTTACATGTCGTATGCTTCAAAATTTGTGAAAATCCTACAATTGAAGAGGGGGAAAAATcgacaaaaaaagaagaagaagaacgcAAGTGGATCATATAAAGACCCAGATAATTTAATATTGCCCAAAAATCAACAAACTAGTTTTCATGAACCAGAGATGATAGTGATATGGGTCTACCGTCAAAATTCAATCAGACCAAGTATGACTCAAGCTCCACGCCGCACAGGAACTCTTAAAATAACCCATCACCCCAAGTTCAAATTCATGCTCTTCCAAATAATATCTCCTCTCTTTCAAAAACAAGACTTGAGTGGCTCATTATATATATAAAGCCCATTTATTCAATTGTTTAATTTTCGAATCTACTGAAACTCCACTACTGACGAGTCAAATTGCTCATGAACCCATTCATTTATCCACTGCCATTCAACCCCATTATAGgatgacgagagagagagagagagagagagagagagagagagagagagagagattgctcATGAACCCATTTATTAGAAAGATTTTTTCTTAATGGAGTGATGGGATATGGTTTCATCACTGAAGACTTTTTTTTTGGTGAAGATATGATTCTTAAAGGTGAACTTTGATTGTTGATGCTGTTTCCTTGTCGGCTGGTGAAGAATAGACCCAAACGTGGTGACTGGTGGCAGTGGCAGTACCCTCTTTCCACTCTTCACGCTTGACATTAAAATCCAATCACCTTCTAATCTCCAATCTTTTTGGTCCTTGTGGTTGCTGATGAGAAGACaggagccaaaaaaaaaaaaaaacaaaaggggTTAAATATCCAAATGGGCAATCATGGTGAATCAAGAACAAAGAAAAGCAAGGATGCAGATGGACTGAAATAATGGAGCTAAAACACAAACACAAGAAATTTCAAATGGTTTATTATGGATCAAAGGCCATCAATCCttgatattaagaaaatattgtaaaagaaaattataaaGACAAAAGACTCTGTTTTGAGGTTTAACAAAAATATAGGGATTTtcttaaagattttaaaattttcattgattttcttgaaattttaaaaatatcacaaatctttcctgaaatttatcaaaaagatacaaatattttctaaaaaaaagtcatcttttttttttttaacaaattatgAGGAAAAATTgatatctttttgacaaatttcaaggaAAAATCCTTAAAGTTCTTGAAATCTTAGATGAGATTCCTGAAATATTTGAAATCTTAGGAGAGAGTAGTGTTTTTTTGCCAAATCTCGAAGGAAGTTAGTGTTTTTTGCCAAAATATAGATAATTCTAATACTTATAATTTTTATATctggttattaaaaaaaatgagagaaaaaaagaatatgaacaaaaaaatcatttatactcaATATCAATAGgcctttaatttaaatttttttaatcatatttgaaaattatttctttttttttctttgatttgttcggattaagaattttgtttgggaaaataaaaaaaaataaataaataagaaggaaatttatttGTGCTATTCTCTATATCaaattctatttaaaaaaaaatatttaaatatgattaaaaatcaagaaaaaattaaTTACTAAAAAGATGTGTAAAATCAATTTTTAGTTATTggtttgatgtttttttttttttttgataactaAACATAGAAGaggtaaattttttaaaattttcctttcctcaaTATTGTTAAGTTCCAAATGGACCTTAGGAACCCTCCTTCCAAGAAAGCTTAAACTGAAAGCAGGGAAATGTTGAAAAAGTAGAcgcaagattcaagagaaattaTGCAAACATCTTTTTCATATTTCTAACAAGATGGAAAAGGATTTGGGTAGAAAAAACATTCAAAACAAAACCACATCACATCTTCCAAGACTTCCAAGTCAACATATTAGATACAGCAAGATATGGTGAAGAAGAAAAGTACATTCATGGACTTCTACAAGCCCCATtcaacccatatatatatatatatttgaatgcaGTAGAATTTTCTAAAGAGCTGAAATGGATGTGAAAATCACTGCTATTTCTCATaactaagaaaagaaaaaaaaatttaattctatATTTGGAGAGGTTTTGgatcttgaatttgaataagatgtaacaTAAAATTATGTTAAAATTGATCCAAATCCACACAGATCCAAAATTAAAATCCGATATCCATCCTTCTAAATACAGCGTTGTTGTATATCAATATTCTATAAAATTATAGCCATGGAAGCTCCTAACAACTACAAAAACATATGTATTTTGTACAGATAATGGAGATAACAAGTTGGCAGTCATTCATAAGCATTTGTATCTAAATAAATCCAAAGCCTGTCACTTTACTAGTACAATGGAGGAAATTCATGGACTTTGAAAATTAGAACTATGGCTAACATAGTCTTAGAAAACCCAAGATCTATCTCAATGGATAATGGAAGAAACTTGACCGCCCGAGAGGAAAGTTTGAGGcatttttgccaaaaaaaaaaaaaaaaaactacgaATTTGTGTCTAGGACATCTTAGTGAGTTATCAAGAAGGTAATTGACAATTGGACGTGCGTAAGTAATGTATCCACTAGAAGATTAGAGTTGAAGGCATGATAGACATATGGTGATGGAGACCAGCAGCCTTTACCCTTATCCTTCActgacatggtgacacatggacgGCCACTCGATGTCCACATTGGTTTATAATTCTTGCAAATATACATGGAGTATCTTGAAAATTTTTAGCATGAAAAGACTAGAGTGGAGATGCTGAAGCAAGTccgagttcaagacccatgtgggccccacacgattcCATTAGGCCCCACACGGAATTGGGTCTTCTTTTgacttttgttttgtatttaatttgtaaacatgcaagacaacttACTTCCATGTGTTTGTCCTTAGTAAGTTGTGCTTAATATTTAATATGTCTTGTAAGTTGGAGTGTTGTAAGTTGTATGAATATTTAttatgtctagtaagttggtgtctttattGTTTGTGTCTTCCATGCTTATAtaggaattgttagttgtttaatgtctaTGTCCCCCGATGCTAGCTAAGCTTATTTATGCTTTGTctccccatgctagctatatatatatatatcccttcattgtaagaaaaaagctaagtttgaatattgaatagaattccttttgttgaagcttgtttagctttgtccaatcctaCGATTGTGTAGTGTGTAGTAATtcagataattatagaaattaaataaaaaggaagtagagaaaaagaaagaaaccGATAATTGCCCACTTGGGcacgtcgacgaggacacgtgtctcgtcgacgaaaagaaatcGAGAATGGTGGTTTCAGgacttgaaattcgtcgacgagggaatgagttcgtcgacgaattgcctacTTGGGCACATCAACGAGgacatgtgtcttgtcgacgaaaagaAAGCGAGAAGGGTGGTTTCAggacctaaaattcgtcgacgagggaacgagttcgtcgacgaattgcctacTTGGGCACATCAACAAGGacatgtgtcttgtcgatgaaaagAAAGCGAGAAGGGTGGTTTCAggacctaaaattcgtcgacgagggaacgagttcgtcgacgaacttccttcttgccttcgtcgacaagatgacatggcttgtcgacgaggccacgtgtccAAAGGtttataaatagttgaaaataagGATTCAGcaagagaaatttattttttctctgTTTTCTCTCTCTTGCTAGgtttctctccccttctctctagatttctcgcCTTGTTTCTCCCCGTTTTGACGATTAGAAGCCGCCatgttgatcctagggagattctctacaagttttccGGAATAAATAGTTAGTTTggtcaacttgggcaccatcccaaaaccagggtaagtatattatttgggtattttcaattttatcaggcttatttgagtttagattttaagttatatgggaatatactggagttttgtgaaataaaattaagatgttatgatttcaggactagggtgtttttgggaccctatagGTATGGGTTGAAGACCTAgtgaatattttcaagagttaGGTAAAttataaattagaaaattacgagtatgtaggtttAGGGAAATAtaattgatttattggaaatatatatatatatatatatatatatatatatatatatgtattattttaggattttagggATAGTACACTGAGagcgtgaggataaagttggaaGCGAGCCTCCTAGCCAGTTAgataaaggaaatatgttatgttagataaattagaatttttacgAGTAAAGATAGTATAAGATTAAGGGTATTTTTAGAATAGATATTATACAGTtatgcaaattatatttaatgaattattaactattgtgtggcatgagtaaaatgagtACAGTACTGAATTTATACAAATGTTACAGAATCATGAAGggttatacagttttatagaattaaGATATATAGgatatatagttattacaaaACAGATTGAATAATATTTATTTCAAAGCTATGACTGTCtagtattttacaaaattatgtatttaacaCAGTTTAATAGAAAGTacagtatacagttttacagtgagcatgttatatacagtttacagaaatcattatatagttttcagaataccatgatatacagatctcagAACCATAACAAACAGTTGTATAGTTTTACAAATAAGTTATTACAGTATATGTTCAAAACAGACAGTACAGTTAATGCAGAACAATTATTACAGTGTTATGGCTATTACAACAAAAATAGAATTATGGTAAATagtaaaatacatgtatatactagagtattatatatatatatatatatatatatatatatatatatatatatatagtatcagaccctgaagAACCATTACAGATCaaattacagagcatggtaccgtaccTATATAGTggagagagtgcaaccacacatctcagttAGAGTGTGACATTTTATGGTCAATTGTGCCattggagagattgcagactccTTGGTAATTTGATCTAGGTGGAGGGGAGCGATTGCAGTGCTCCCTAGATGGACCCAGGTTGAGGGGTCAATCATACCTCAGTGGAGTTCCAATTGACTTATTCTGGAGGGTCGACCAGAAtcaagtcccgcctatgggccgcacaaccctgtcatgaggggatttgaatcatgacatatagttatccatctagggaagtttcaCAGTTATTATATATGTACAAAAATCAACAGAAATATTTATAGTTATTAAAGGTATGCTTAAATAGAAAAGTTTAGTAACAGATGTATTTTAAGAAACacaggtgtgagttatactgtatatatTTTTTACCTCCTATTTCATATTTAGTTATTTACGGTATACGTATATTTTACAGAAACtcttatgccacacactggtaatagcatatttcgtcttactgagcgttgtctcatcctagtaggttaatattttcaggtgatccagctagacgggcagtccaggctcgtagatagaggagaTATTAGTAttgccctgtttatagggtaagttaTTTTTGGAGATGTGTATTTTGTATATATCCTAAAGGATCTGGTACCTAAAACTAGAGTGATGTGTATAAGTATTGAAAAATTCTGGAACTGTGTTTCTAGTTGCACGCTTTATGTTTTCTACTACCTAGGTATATGGACATGTTACAGGGTATCAAAGAACAAGATTTTTGCCAGtcagcattattattattaagggtaaaaaaaatagcatgaaaaattaggtcgttacaatttggtatcagagcctaggttgctaggtttctgtagactctagagtacaaaGGGAAACACTACAAGAATttaggaatggaaatttgagagtaatAGAACAGATTGGTGAGTTAACGTTGAGGAATTAAGATGAAATTTAGGGTTTTCTTTTACAATTTGGAAGCaggaacttcggggtggtttctatgtttttcctggggtgacgattctaagaaaaccatagtaaactatcatcggtttcTATTTCTATATGGTAGAACTCGACCTTAAATTATAAATAAGAGGTATAAAGATGTTTAATTAGAATAGCATTATGAGGTTTGGATTCTTAGGATAATCTAGTGTtatttcaggatggatctagaaggcAATAGCGCCCACACAAGTAGAGATGATAGAATAGGACCTTCTGGTGCCGGAGGTAGGGATTCAGATGCGGTATTGCGTAGTGTAGCTCAGTAGGTCATGACTGAGATAGCATGGAGCTCTAGGGAGGAGGGTGGTTCGTCTACAGCACAGGgctgcacgatagagaaatttacaaagatgaaccctATAGCATTTTCAAGAGCAGAGAGCAGTTgttcctgcagttgctgagaactggatgcaggagatagagaagatactGACGGTGCTTTattgcactgatgagcagagagtcctctatgccacgtataagttggtaggagaggctgaaagatggtggacaaccatgaagttactggaggagcagagatccATTCTAGTGCCATTGACttgggcccgattcagggacatattctttgatagatactatcctgcctcgaTCAGAGAGGTTAAAGTACAAGAGTTTCTGAGCTTGTCCTTGGGATTGATGATAGTCTAGTAGTACGCAGCGAAATTTATCTAGTTGTCGTGTTTCTATCTTACATTgttccagatgaagctaagaaagCCAGGATGTTTGAGAGGAACTTGAAGCGGGACATTTATAGACAGGTGGCAGTACTGAAAATACAGGATTTCTCAAAGCTGGTTGACAGGGCTATAATAGCAAAGGATGGTTTGCCAAGAGAGACTGAGATACAAAgctagaagaagaggtccacaccttcggGTTTTTTGGTGGGTTCTAGCTAAGGACCTTGGGGAGGAGGTAGATTCAGTGGGGGTCAGAGGCAGACGACAGGGCATAGTGGATTTCAAGGTGGGCAGTCTTAGTACGCAGCGAAATTCATCGATTTGTCACGTTTCTATcttacattgttcctgatgaagctAAGAAAGCcaggatgttcgagaggaatttgaagCGGAACATTTATACACAAGTGGCAATACTGAAAATACAGGATTTCTCAAAGCTAGTTGACAGGGCTATAGTAGCAAAGGAGGGTTTGCCGAGAGAGACTAAGATACAAAGCTAGAAGAAGAAGTTCGCACCTTCGGGTTTTTCGGTGGGTTCTAGCCGAGGACCTTGGGAAGGAGGTAGATTCGGTGGGGTCAAAGGCAGACGACAGGGCATAGTGGATTTCATATtatgactattattattattattattattattattattattattattattattattattattattattattattattattactatttttagtattattactattattattactattactattattattattattattattattattattattacttttacttttattattattattattattattattattaaagataaaaaaaaaatggaatgaaaaattagGTCGTTACAAGTGTGAGGCCACGTCGTTCTCtccagagatcaagtggtgagaaaCCACTATCAATCTAGTGATTCCATCTCCATCACCTCCCTCTTACCCCCACACGACCTCCACCTAAGTACACCCACACAGCCAGCACCTTCATATCCCCATACAGCCACCATCATCACTTCACTGCATTGCTGCGTTCATTATTAGTATTCACAAGCTTGCACAAAGGAACTATGGTGTGATCTAGCTGCGTGTTGAGCAACGTCTAGCATCCATTGAAACTCTTGGTAAATCGGTATCTGTTTGACCCTTTACTAAATCTTGTTAAAGCCctatcttcaatttttgaaatttcatatttgaCAAGCCTTTGCATCCATAGACTTCAATATTTCAGCTTGCTTGCTTGAAACCAATTATGGAATATTGTTGTGCTAAACTTAGAATtatattcttgaaatattgaaatagaaTCCTTACTGCATCTAACTTAATatctttgtgaaagaaccaattgggactaaGCTTTGGACAACATCATACACCCTTTCAAAATTTCTCAATATGTGAAATGTCctttgatttattgtgtttatgtttgttaATCTACTTCTTAATTAAAGTGTTTCGAATATATGTTCTTGTAAGGGTTGAACCATAGGACATAGGTCAATCcatcccatcctacatcatcttggtatcaaagcctaggttagCGCCTAGGTTTAGAATaggctaaaccctcaaacctCCCATTCTCCTTTGGCTGAATTGACCTCCCCAAAATTATATTTCCTAGTTGTGAGTTAGTTGCCTTTGTGGTTATGTTTTGATGGAAACTAGAGCTGGGAACCACTATCAAGGTTGTAGGACTGACATAGACTGTGATACCCTTCTATATGAACTTCAAGCCCAAGTTTAAGTCTTAACTCAAGACTTAACTCATGCCCTTGCTAGGATAGAGAGGTTGGAAACTAATTTAGTTCTTTACCCAACTCCAAAAAATCCTGAACAGCCCCGTGAGATCGAACATGAACTTGCTTCCCACCACTCTAGGGAAACAAACAATCCTCCAAAAGAAAGGACACCGCCCTTAAAGAGACCTCCTGTTCCTCCTCCACCAAGACGACATGCTCCTAGAAGATTTCAGCGTCATGACCCTTATATTCCACATTGGAATGAAGAGGATTATGATGAAGAGGAATTCCAACCTAGGAGACCTTTTCATAGGGACAATTATGATCTAGAAATGGATGCCATGAAGAGAGTAAAAATTGAAACTTCTACTTATGATGGTCAAATGGATCCAAAGATTTTTTAGGATTGGTTAGCTGAAATGGATTCATGCTTTAACTGGTATAAGATGCATGATCAACACCAAGtgaggtttgcaaaaatgagactaaTCGGGCAAGCTAAGCTTCATTGGGTAAATGTCGAAAGACAAGAAGCTTGCCTAGGTCATAGACCCATAGAACATTAGGACTTGATGAAAGAGAGATTGACAGAAAAATATGTCCCAATTTCTTATAGGAAACGTCTCATGGATCAACTCTATAGCCTTAGACAAGGTAGTATGAGTGTGATTGAGTGCATGAGCAAGTTTGATGAGCTATCGATTATATGTGGGGTAGAAGAGAGCATTAGCCAACAGATTTATAGGTTTAGGATTGGCCTAAAACTTGAACTTAGAAAAGAGTTGTTTCCCCATCACATTGACTCCCTTGAGCATGCCTTCAATTTGGCACATGATTATGAGCAAATGAGTAAAGCTCAATTGGGTAGAAAATTTGGAAACACCTCCTATGACACTAACCAAAGAAAAGCCACATCTTATGAGAGGACTAGACCTACCAACACGGGTTAAGTTACTTCAAGAGGTAGCAATCCTATTGTCTAGCAGCCCTTGGACAAAGGAAAGGCTGCTATGAATGGGTCCTCCAAACAAATGTTTGGAAGTGATGTGTGCTACAAGTGTCATAAAAAGGCCATTTTGTCAAACAATGCCCCACTAGGAACTTAGCCATtgaaagagaggaagaagaagaagagtcaGCCCTTACATTCCCGAAGAAGTAGCTGGTGAGGATGAGTTATccataaaagaagaagaaaatgctaCTGTGAATGTTATGCAATGTGTCATGGTGACACCTTGAGAACAAGAGGATTGGCTCCGaacttctatttttcatacttacaTCAAGTGTGGAAATAAGAGTTGCAAGATGATCATCGATGAAGGAAGCTGGATGAATGTGATCTTAAAATCAGCTTCAGAAAAATTAGGATTGAAAGTTGAAGCCCATCCCAATCCATATAAGGTTGCTTAGGTAAATGCAACAACCATGCCCATAATCCATAGGTGTCTAGTCCCTATCAAGATTGCGGACTATGAAGACAAAATCTGGTGTGACGTCCTTCCCATGGATGTTGCCCATAT
This genomic stretch from Malania oleifera isolate guangnan ecotype guangnan chromosome 3, ASM2987363v1, whole genome shotgun sequence harbors:
- the LOC131152123 gene encoding histidine-containing phosphotransfer protein 1-like isoform X2 — its product is MCVFCSETEEQSMDMGHMQRALVDYTASLFHEGFLDSQFSQLQQLQDESNPNFVVEVVSLFFDDSKRLLNDLTRALDQQNVDFKRVDAHVHQLKGSSSSIGAHRVKNACITFRKFCEEQNIDACLRCLQEVKQEFYLVKNKLETLFMLEQQQAFAQGGSLPTME
- the LOC131152123 gene encoding histidine-containing phosphotransfer protein 1-like isoform X1, coding for MDMGHMQRALVDYTASLFHEGFLDSQFSQLQQLQDESNPNFVVEVVSLFFDDSKRLLNDLTRALDQQNVDFKRVDAHVHQLKGSSSSIGAHRVKNACITFRKFCEEQNIDACLRCLQEVKQEFYLVKNKLETLFMLEQQQAFAQGGSLPTME